From the genome of Nitrospirota bacterium:
CCGATAATCATTTCTCTAAGAAGATTGGAAATTATTACTGTGATAACCTGCCATTGTTCCAGACTGCATTTTCTGAATTGATTAATAATACTTCGATAATCTTTCTCCCTGAAGCCAAATCTGGTAAATTTAAATAAAATTCTTTTTGACAGTCTCTTAACAACATTCAGTTGAATCTCTTTTCTTCTGGATTCAAGCCAGTTTTTGAAACGTAATATATTCTGTTCGTTTTTGAGAAATATCTTTTGGTCTTCATAATGACGGGGGAGTTTATCATTATATGGCAATGCAACTGCTACCGACTCACCTCTGTAATTTATAAAAGTTACAGGAATGTTACGATCTGTAAAAAGCGTTATAACACCAGATTCAATTTTAACATTTCCAATAATTACTACTCTTCCAATTAACCTTGCGGGAACACGACTGCCCGCTTTCCCTTCCTCTTTTACCCATACAGAAGGACCATCTCTTATTACCTTTAATTCTTTGTTTTCATTTAAATATAATGTTCTTTCCATCTTTTCAATTACCAATAATTAATCCGTAATGATTAATTTTTAACTCCTGTTTCTTCATTATTAATTATTGTTTCAGCAAGTTTTCTGACCTCTTCCTTTATAATTAATCTTATTTCCTTAGCCCATTCCTCATATACTGGATAAAATATTTTTCTGCTTTCCTTTTTCAAATAACATCCTGGCCTTTCATTTTCCTTAGAGAAATCTTTTGGAGTAAATATCCCATCTCTGAAAACTTTCCAGACCATTTTATCAGCATCAGTTCTGAATATCTCTACTAAATCACATGCAAGAGATTCTCTTCCGTACTCAAATTGATGATAAAAACCAATTGTAGGATCAAGTCCGATAGTTTCGATTTCTCTAACTACTTCGTAATGCAAAAGCGTATAGCATAGCGATAGCATTGCGTTTACAGGATCTTCGGGTGGACGTCTGTTCCTTTTCCTGAACTCAAGGGATTCGGGGAATATTCTTGTAAATGTTGAAAAATAAGTTGCTGATGCGCCTCCTTCAAATCCTCTTAAAGAATCGAGATCAATAGAATTATTTAGCTTTTCGCGTATTTTTTCGAGTGTTTCTATTGCCTGAGAAAAATAAAATCTTTTTTCTTCTATTTGCTCTGACAATTCTTTAAGAAATAAAACCTGATTTTTTATTTTAGTTGCCACAAAACGCAAAGCCATCTCTTTACCAAAATCGGTTAGAGCTTTTTCGTACTGTTTCAATCTCAGGATACCATTATTATGCAGTCTGCCATGCAGCATTCCTCTGAAACGCATAGTTTTACCAGAGAGGAACAAAACACTGATATTGTTATCCGAAAGCCTGTGCAATACATTGGTATCAAGCATCACATTGCCTACAATGACTACTCTTTTCAATGGTTTGATAGGTATTACACCTTCTCGAGCATTGTTTGAATAGATTGCAAGAGATTGCCCATCAAGTTTGATATGAATATCTTTTCTGTCAATATATGCTGTGCCCATAATATCCTTTAATTTACCCGATATAAAAATACTCTGGATCTTTTGGTTGAACTGCAATTCCGAGTGTATGTGTTCTGCTTCTGCCATCCATAGTGAATATGTGAACCCTGTCTTCATCTTCCCTAATGAGTCTTTCAAGTTTTCTCTTCACATATCTCAGCTCACCATCTGTCAGAAAACATTCATAGACAGACTTCTGCCCACCTGTGCTGTAACCCTTGAGAAAGTTCCGAACACGGTTAAGCCTCTTGTCATTTGAGATGTCATAGGCAATAAGGTAAAGTGTCCTTTCCATGGCAACTATTTAATATTCGATGCTCCTGATTTTAGGATAAATGGATTAAGGGTGGCTGTCAGCAAAAGAAATATTGCGAAAATATTTTCTTAGAGTTGTCAAAGAACAAACCGCCGAAGGCGATTAATCCGGGCTATGATCAAATATAACTACATCTCCTGTTACAGGACTTCTGTATATCAACTTCCTCGCTTTTCCATGTAATGCATGCGCTATTTTCAGATAAAGCCAGACAGGAGCCTGACCGGTGAGGATGACTTCATTGCCTTCCCCGGCAAGAGCCTTGGCTTTTGAGATATAAGTATCTAACTTAGCAAGCTTTGCAATATCTTTATTTTTAGACGTTGTAAAAAGTTTATTAACATTTATTATTATTTGCTTATCCATTGTCTTAAAGCTTCCTTCAGATTGATAATTCTTTTCCCATCTACTAACTCAATTTTTAGTAACTCTGCTCTTTTTCGCACATAATCATTTTTTATTCCCCTTGCAGAGGCGAGCATTCCTTTTCCAAAAAGACCGAGCGCAGTGTCTGAAATAGAATCAAGCTCATAAAGATACTCTTTGGCAATTCCTTCTTCGGAATCATCTACTTTTCTTTCAGGGTTAGCAGTCTTACATGAGATATAAAAAAGTCTATTGCCTTTAGATATTAAAATATCAAATTCATTTTTGGGAATATATTTTCCCGAGATATCCCAAGCCCCTTCAACGTTGAGTTTAGTCTCATCTGGCTGAATGCTTTTTGCAGTCATATAAACATATTCTTCGAACCATATACCTGCAAGATATCTTGCTGTCTCATAATCTGTGATTTCTATTGTTCTTTTATTTATAAGCTTTGCAAGATTTGCTTCATTAAGGAAATCGAATAGTTTATATGTATTTTCACTTGGATCAAGACTTAGTTTAAAAGGATAATCAAAATTTTCATATCCATGCAATTCATAATTTATT
Proteins encoded in this window:
- the cas1 gene encoding CRISPR-associated endonuclease Cas1, which codes for MGTAYIDRKDIHIKLDGQSLAIYSNNAREGVIPIKPLKRVVIVGNVMLDTNVLHRLSDNNISVLFLSGKTMRFRGMLHGRLHNNGILRLKQYEKALTDFGKEMALRFVATKIKNQVLFLKELSEQIEEKRFYFSQAIETLEKIREKLNNSIDLDSLRGFEGGASATYFSTFTRIFPESLEFRKRNRRPPEDPVNAMLSLCYTLLHYEVVREIETIGLDPTIGFYHQFEYGRESLACDLVEIFRTDADKMVWKVFRDGIFTPKDFSKENERPGCYLKKESRKIFYPVYEEWAKEIRLIIKEEVRKLAETIINNEETGVKN
- a CDS encoding CRISPR-associated endonuclease Cas1 yields the protein MERTLYLNENKELKVIRDGPSVWVKEEGKAGSRVPARLIGRVVIIGNVKIESGVITLFTDRNIPVTFINYRGESVAVALPYNDKLPRHYEDQKIFLKNEQNILRFKNWLESRRKEIQLNVVKRLSKRILFKFTRFGFREKDYRSIINQFRKCSLEQWQVITVIISNLLREMIIGSLIRADLDPHMGVLHRRHNFSLALDLCYILEAEIDVQSLQFLKQKIENERLIKENKNWYVSKEGMRDIIHRFENRKNQLTNITEQLIDDIFEMMRELRK
- a CDS encoding DUF1887 family protein, encoding MKNIHVCLVSDQPIPNLTTAIQFNPDKIILLTTLEMKQKAKRLEGVLNSKGYDVMQNSISAYEINKVIDECEKILDRFKDSEISLNITGGTKIGTLGTFKAFNTRNKPIFYVNTFDNEILQLFPEDKQSKIPIEVKISIKDYLAVYGFKMQKYVKDDSNIYKRKKLTEYLAHLSVHAENIIGKINYELHGYENFDYPFKLSLDPSENTYKLFDFLNEANLAKLINKRTIEITDYETARYLAGIWFEEYVYMTAKSIQPDETKLNVEGAWDISGKYIPKNEFDILISKGNRLFYISCKTANPERKVDDSEEGIAKEYLYELDSISDTALGLFGKGMLASARGIKNDYVRKRAELLKIELVDGKRIINLKEALRQWISK
- the cas2 gene encoding CRISPR-associated endonuclease Cas2, producing the protein MERTLYLIAYDISNDKRLNRVRNFLKGYSTGGQKSVYECFLTDGELRYVKRKLERLIREDEDRVHIFTMDGRSRTHTLGIAVQPKDPEYFYIG